A portion of the Achromobacter sp. MFA1 R4 genome contains these proteins:
- the zapD gene encoding cell division protein ZapD yields the protein MIVYEYPFNERIRAYLRLEYLFDRLFFFAREGDSRQHQVAVTSLFDLLDACERTDVKGSVLQDLERQRLALVGLRDHPGVAQDALESMLRDLEKVAGALAAPGKTGQSLRENEWLTSLRGRLSVPGSATQVDMPSYYAWQNKSEAARCADLQAWVSPFVALYDGLTLALRLLRESGRKTDIVAEQGAYQQMLGGKQFQLLRVWVDPTQGVFPEISANKYMIWIRFSTQDGEFKPQQVARDVPFAMTLCSS from the coding sequence GTGATCGTCTACGAATATCCCTTCAATGAGCGCATCCGTGCTTATCTGCGGCTGGAATACCTGTTCGACAGGCTGTTCTTCTTTGCTCGCGAGGGTGACTCACGCCAGCATCAGGTTGCCGTCACGTCACTGTTCGATCTGCTCGATGCGTGCGAACGCACCGACGTGAAGGGATCGGTGCTGCAAGACCTCGAACGCCAGCGACTCGCGCTGGTCGGCCTGCGCGATCATCCCGGCGTGGCGCAGGACGCGCTCGAAAGCATGTTGCGCGATCTGGAAAAGGTGGCCGGCGCGCTGGCCGCGCCCGGCAAGACCGGCCAATCGCTGCGCGAAAACGAATGGCTCACCAGCCTGCGCGGCCGGCTGTCGGTGCCGGGCAGCGCCACGCAGGTGGACATGCCTTCCTACTATGCCTGGCAGAACAAGTCCGAAGCCGCCCGGTGCGCGGATCTGCAGGCCTGGGTGTCGCCCTTCGTGGCGCTCTATGACGGCCTGACGCTGGCGCTGCGCCTGTTGCGCGAGTCCGGGCGCAAGACCGACATCGTCGCCGAGCAGGGCGCCTACCAGCAGATGCTGGGCGGCAAGCAGTTCCAGCTCCTGCGCGTCTGGGTGGATCCCACGCAAGGGGTCTTTCCCGAGATCAGCGCCAATAAGTACATGATCTGGATACGTTTTTCCACCCAGGACGGGGAGTTCAAGCCCCAGCAGGTGGCGCGCGACGTGCCTTTCGCGATGACCCTGTGCAGTTCGTAG
- a CDS encoding A24 family peptidase, with protein sequence MWQVFDMPLGVFIGLAALAGLFVGNWLTVLTHRLPRMMEREWQAQCLDAMGKPRPADRYGLLSPASHCPACKAPVTGVGRLPVLGWLLLRGRCAACHAAIGWRYPAIELLSCALFAACAVRFGATPIALAAMGLSAALVALAWIDLESTLLPDVLTQPLLWAGLLVNLFGAFTSLQTAVIGAVAGYLFLWVIFHVFRLLTGREGMGQGDFKLLAALGAWFGIEALPMLLLSASLVGVLIGGALTLTGRASRGQPLPFGPYLALAGLVMLLLGGDQGVLGFMR encoded by the coding sequence ATGTGGCAAGTCTTCGACATGCCTTTGGGCGTTTTCATCGGCCTGGCCGCGCTGGCCGGCCTGTTCGTCGGCAACTGGCTGACGGTGCTGACCCATCGGCTGCCGCGCATGATGGAACGCGAATGGCAGGCGCAGTGCCTGGATGCCATGGGCAAGCCGCGGCCCGCGGACCGCTATGGCCTGCTGTCGCCGGCCTCGCATTGTCCTGCCTGCAAGGCGCCGGTCACCGGCGTGGGACGGCTCCCCGTGCTGGGCTGGCTGCTGCTGCGCGGGCGGTGCGCTGCCTGCCACGCGGCCATCGGGTGGCGCTATCCCGCCATCGAACTCCTGAGCTGCGCGCTGTTCGCGGCCTGCGCGGTGCGCTTTGGCGCGACGCCGATCGCCCTGGCGGCCATGGGCCTGTCGGCGGCCTTGGTGGCGCTGGCCTGGATCGACCTGGAATCGACGCTGCTGCCCGACGTCCTGACCCAGCCGCTGCTGTGGGCGGGCCTGCTGGTCAATCTGTTCGGGGCGTTCACCAGCCTGCAGACCGCGGTGATCGGCGCGGTGGCCGGCTATCTGTTCCTGTGGGTTATCTTTCATGTGTTCCGTCTGCTGACCGGGCGCGAAGGCATGGGCCAGGGCGACTTCAAGCTGCTGGCGGCGCTGGGCGCGTGGTTCGGCATCGAAGCCTTGCCCATGCTGCTGCTCAGCGCGTCGCTGGTGGGCGTGCTGATCGGCGGGGCGCTGACCCTGACCGGCCGCGCCAGCCGCGGCCAGCCCTTGCCCTTCGGACCGTATCTGGCGTTGGCGGGCCTGGTCATGCTGCTGCTGGGCGGCGACCAGGGCGTGCTGGGGTTCATGCGGTAG
- a CDS encoding copper resistance protein NlpE N-terminal domain-containing protein, giving the protein MAARVDIVSRSRKLSVMGLLIAGTVVGVSGCAKQKAEGYYDLPPESTVTDAQYQGSGAGYRSVIRAPSQVQIELKPDARRQQNQNQQAVPAGQTTEDGQAMPEGADSGAGGSGGASAPAAAAPAPAQSGITHSLVPQPQTYMGTLPCFSPAMQCTAQRVTLTLAPNGRWRGRTAYLDNDPKKGPPVSEQGCWDATDERPPRVILMDGQGNVRVEFLVAANNVLRVRSIGGQTPNLNYNLTRQPDLDPIDELASAPAPKCP; this is encoded by the coding sequence ATGGCCGCGCGCGTCGACATCGTTTCCCGCTCCCGCAAACTCAGCGTCATGGGGCTGCTGATAGCGGGCACCGTGGTAGGCGTATCGGGCTGCGCCAAGCAGAAAGCCGAAGGCTATTACGACCTGCCCCCCGAAAGCACCGTCACCGATGCGCAGTATCAGGGCTCCGGCGCGGGTTACCGCAGCGTCATCCGCGCCCCGTCGCAGGTGCAGATCGAGCTCAAGCCCGACGCGCGCCGTCAACAGAACCAGAATCAGCAGGCCGTCCCGGCCGGCCAGACCACCGAAGACGGCCAGGCCATGCCCGAAGGCGCCGACAGCGGCGCGGGCGGCTCCGGCGGCGCATCGGCCCCGGCGGCCGCGGCCCCCGCCCCGGCGCAAAGCGGCATCACGCACAGCCTGGTGCCGCAGCCCCAGACCTATATGGGCACCCTGCCGTGTTTTTCGCCGGCCATGCAGTGCACGGCGCAGCGCGTGACGCTGACCCTGGCGCCCAACGGCCGTTGGCGCGGCCGCACGGCCTACCTGGACAACGACCCCAAGAAGGGGCCGCCGGTATCCGAGCAGGGCTGCTGGGACGCCACCGACGAACGCCCGCCCCGCGTCATCCTGATGGACGGCCAGGGCAACGTCCGCGTGGAATTCTTGGTCGCGGCCAACAATGTGCTGCGCGTGCGATCCATCGGCGGCCAGACTCCCAACCTGAACTACAACCTGACCCGCCAGCCGGATCTGGACCCGATCGACGAATTGGCCAGCGCCCCGGCACCCAAGTGCCCTTGA
- a CDS encoding response regulator transcription factor, giving the protein MLSPHPDLDTVLSSLTARERQIVEYVAAGRANKVIAIDLGISLRTVEAHRARIFAKLDARNAMQLACRLCAHARSGASPVPGAQRAAHHPLPPPDRPALDTRVLHEPVRAYDPCPPAPPGSLAPPGSPAPSGPQRAGAHPPESSPK; this is encoded by the coding sequence CTGACCGCCCGCGAACGCCAGATCGTGGAGTACGTGGCGGCGGGCCGCGCCAACAAGGTCATCGCCATCGACCTGGGCATTTCCCTGCGCACGGTAGAGGCCCATCGGGCCCGCATCTTCGCCAAGCTCGACGCCCGCAACGCCATGCAGCTTGCCTGCCGCCTGTGCGCGCATGCCCGATCGGGCGCCTCGCCGGTGCCGGGGGCGCAACGCGCAGCCCACCACCCGCTGCCGCCGCCGGACCGACCGGCCCTGGATACCCGGGTCCTGCACGAGCCCGTCCGCGCCTACGACCCCTGTCCGCCTGCGCCGCCCGGTTCGCTTGCACCGCCCGGTTCGCCTGCGCCGTCCGGCCCGCAACGCGCAGGCGCGCATCCGCCCGAATCGAGCCCGAAATGA